CTCACGGATAACGATTGCCGCTGGAACTCCCTTGATAAGCACGATTTGCTGTCATTGCAGATTTGCTGTCATTGCAGATTTGCTGTCACATTCCCTCTCCACAAAacgttttttttcttcccTGCTATTCCGTTCGCGACATCCGtgcattttatttttcaactttttcATCCTCGGCCGGAGAAACACAAAACAAAACTAGCAAAATTGTCTCTCCTGGTCGCGTCTCTCTGCTCTTCACTAGACCGACTCTTTCAACAAACAATCTCTCCTCCTCTTCCTCGTCCTCCTCCAGAGCCAATTTCTCTGTCTAAAATCTTTCACCACTGCGAGACCCTCCTAGGTAATCATGGACGGCGTAACATACCATTAACGGGTTACTGGCTAATTGTATTGTAATATTGAtgtatttcaaaatattaggTGAAAAATCAGCACATCGAATATAACatacaatataatttaaaaacacAGTACAGAGGATAAACACAGATGGTATGTACAAATTATAAGTCAACGAGGATGGATTAAACAAGATAAAAGATCGAGTAAAATAGAGTAGTTGTGTAATTAGGTATCCATGAAAAATAAGATGAAGGAATTTACATGagcaaaaaaaagcaaGGAATAAAGACCATTTATCGATTTTcaatcatcatcaccaaCAGCATtcatctattatttttgaacCGTTTTACTAACAATACTTAATATCATCGAATAATCTCGTTATTCATGCatatgttttatttatttccaGTCTGACGCTATTACTATTCGTACCAGAAAGGTCATTACCAACCCATTGTTGGCTAGAAAGCAATTCGTCATTGACGTTTTACATCCAAACAGAGCTAATGTCTCCAAGGATGAATTAAGAGAAAGATTGGCTGAAGTTTACAAGGCTGAAAAGGATGCTGTTTCTGTCTTTGGTTTCAAGACTCAATTCGGTGGTTCCAGATCCACTGGTTTTGGTTTAGTTTACAACTCTGTCGCTGATGCCAAGAAATTCGAACCAGCTTACAGATTAGTTAGATACGGTTTAGCTGAAAAAGTTGAAAAGGCTTCTAGACaacaaagaaaacaaaagaagaaCAGAGATAAGAAAGTCTTCGGTACCGGTAAGAGATTGGCTAAGAAGGTTGCTCGTCGTAACGCTGATTAagattaatatcatttggtaataaatgttattttttttaatcttctTAACTACTTATCTAACTATCTATCATAtctaattaataattctttattaatataacaCTATACATACATACTATATtttatgatattattatgtacaacaaaaaattttaaaattagaattcATTCTGTAGTAACTATTTTTAAGTAAAGTTTAAGTTTTTGAATGCaaaattgttattaaagaaaaataggGAAGAAAaactaaatataaatatataatatatgaaggaagtatttaaaagaagattaaaaaaggtaaatgtttaaaaaaggaatgtaaaataatattaatttcaagaTAATGCATtagtttttgaaaatatgtGATCTGTGattaatgatttataaaaaaaaaattaaaaatacaaattaatttgtttttgtttgttaAATAAATGTGGGTAAAGTTTCTGTAGTCTTTGCTTtaacaaaattatcaatgaattctaattcatctaattcatctaaaaatttggtcattgaatttaaataattttgtgTCAATGGTGTAATTTCtcttttatcattaaatgaaCAATTTTCATGTAATTTTAATGTAAAGTAATATATCAAACAATcataaataaacaaatattgattaatattttgaaccaTAGAGATTCTTTGTTttctaaagatatta
This DNA window, taken from Henningerozyma blattae CBS 6284 chromosome 3, complete genome, encodes the following:
- the TBLA0C04780 gene encoding 40S ribosomal protein eS24 (similar to Saccharomyces cerevisiae RPS24A (YER074W) and RPS24B (YIL069C); ancestral locus Anc_7.262) yields the protein MSDAITIRTRKVITNPLLARKQFVIDVLHPNRANVSKDELRERLAEVYKAEKDAVSVFGFKTQFGGSRSTGFGLVYNSVADAKKFEPAYRLVRYGLAEKVEKASRQQRKQKKNRDKKVFGTGKRLAKKVARRNAD